The genome window ACAGCAGACAATGCCGACCAAACCGGTCGCTGAGCCTCCGAACGGTGGAGTGCGAGACGCGCTTGGCCCGGGCGAACTGCCGGAAGCCCGCACAGCTCACGAGGAGGTGGAACACGTCCTCGAGGAGATCGCCGCGTCTCAGCCAGTAGGACGGAGAGAAGGTCTGTGAACTGAAGTAGCGGCCGCAACGGGTACAGCGGTACCGCTGAATCCTGCGCGGCCGGGCCTCTCGTTCGTAGAAGCCTTTCTTCTGAAAGCGCCAACCGGTTGGATCTGCATGGAAATCGCAGTCGGGGTTGGGGCAGTGGGGTGGGCGGCGAGGGACGTGCAGCGTCGGCATGCAGACCGACATCGCACGATGCGTGCCGGGTGCAGACTACCGTCCACATCTCGATCTGTGAACCTCTTCACAGTGTCCCCTCTCCGCACGCCCCATCCTCGACCCCAGGCGAGTCACCGACGGATCGAGGGATCCAGGCTTTCGAGCGTCCGACCGTCCGGGCGCCGAGGGGCCACGGAAGGAGAATCGATGAGCCGAAGACTCGACCGACGCTCACTGTTGAAGGGCCTCGGGGGCTTTGCCGTGACCAGCGCCGTCGCCGGCGGCGCCCTCCCCGCCCGGGCCGACTCGCCGCTCGAGGGATCGACGATCCGCGAGGCCGACCCGAACGCGGCTCAGGTCCTTGCCGGCGTGCACGTGATCTCGGACAAGAGCGTGGCGGCCGGCGAGACCGTCCGCTTCCGGATCAGCAGCGACCAGGCCTACCGGCTCCAGGTGGCACGCCTCGGCTGGGACATCACCTCCCGCGACCGCGACTGGCTGCTCCACGAATCGAATCCCCTCCCCGCTGCCCCACGCGAGGTCCGGCCGGGCTCCTACGTCCACGTCGAGCGCGCGCTGCCCGCCGGCGCCAAGTTCTCCGAGATCACCCTCGAATGCTGGGTCCGGCCGAAGGCCGCTGGACGCTGGCACGGCCTGATCACGCAGTACGACTACGCGAGGCACTGCGGCGTGGGCCTCTTCCTCGACGATCAGCTCCGACCCGTCGCGTATTTCGGAGACGGCGGCTCGTTCCGGTCGGCCTGGCTGGTGACCAGCGCGCGCAAGATCGCGCCCGACGCCTGGGCCCACGTCGTGGCCACCTTCGACGGCCGCCGGACGCGCCTCTACCTCGACGGCCAGCTCACGGCCGAGTCGACGACGTTCTCTCGCACGCTCCAGGCGGGGCGCGCCCCGCTCCGCCTCGGCGCCTATGGCGAAGGCGGGGTGACGACACGCTTCCTGGCGGGAGACCTCGCGATGCCGACGATTCACGGTCGCGCCCTCGCCAAGCTCGAGATCCATCAGCGGACGCACATGGACCCGATCCGCCCGCCGAAGACGAGCGACGTGGTGGGCTGCTGGCCCCTCGACGAGGAGTCCGGTCACGACGTGCGCGACGTGAGCCCGGTTCGGCGCGATGGCACGATCGTGAACCGCGGCACGTGGATGATCGGCGGTCCGCGCTACGCCGCCGCCACCGTCCCCCGCTTCGACCCCGCCTACGACCCCGATACCGACCCGAGTCGCGGACACGCACTGCGCCTCTCGCCCGACGACCTCTACGCCGTCGACTGGCCCGAGACGACCCGCATCACGATCCCCGACACCTGGGCGAGCGGCCTCTACGTCGCCCGCATCGCTCGCAGTACGGGCGACGACTACCACGCGACGTTCGTCGTCCGCCCGGCGCCAAACCGTCCGTCCGCGCGCGTGTTGGTCCTCGCGAACACGAACACCTGGCACGCCTACAACCACGCCCCCTTCGAGTCGCACTCGAGCGCCGCCCGCTACAGCTTCTACGAGCGCCACGACTCGAGCGGCGTCCCCGCCTATCAGCTCGGGCTCGACCTGCCCTGGCCGAGCGCCGACCCCTACCTCGAGTACCCGACGGGCTCGGGATACGGCCACCTCGTCCGTGCGGAGCGCGCGCTGCACGTCTGGCTCGAGCAGGGCGGCTACGACTACGACATGATCGGCGACGCCGACCTTCACGCCGACCCCACCTGGCTCGCCGACTACCCGGTCGTCTTCGTGACGGGCCACAGCGAGTACTGGAGTCGAGAGGCGTACGAGGCGCTCGTCGCCTACATCGACGCGGGCGGGCAGGTGATCGTCGCGTCCGGGAACACGATGTTCTGGCGGGTCACGCTCGAGGACGACGTGATCGAGTGCCGCAAGCTGCCGATGTCGGTGAACAACTACCAGCCGGTGCCCGTCGGCGAGGTCTACCATACGCACGACCATCGCCGCGGGGGGCTCATGCGCGAGGCCGGCCATCCCGCATGGCAGGCAATCGGAATCGAGTGCATCGGCTTCGGCGGCACGCCCGTCGCCTACGAGGTCCAGGACCCGGGCCACCCCTTCTTCTGCGAGCCCGAGCTGGTCCCGGTCGCTCCCGGCGACGAGCTCGGCGGACGCAGCGTCGTGGGCCATGAGTATGATGTGAGCCTCGCGCGCATCCCGGGTGCCCCCTCCGTCGTGATGACCTCGCCGCCACACGTTCTCGCCCACGGCGTAGCCAACGTTCGGCGCCTCAACTACGAGGCGGGCTGGGTCGCGCAAACCGGACGGGACGAGGTGATCAGCGAGATCGTCGACTGGTCACGGCTCGGCGGAGGCCGCGTGCTCGCCGCGGGCTCGATCGCGGCGGCCAACGGGCTCCACGCGGACCCGAATCTCGCCTCGATGTTCCGCAACGCCCTCGACCAGATGGGCGTCGGCTTCCGACTGAACGTGCTCGCGGTCGACGCCGGAGGCGTGCTGCTCGGGCACTGGCACGATGGTCGGGATTGGGGACCGGGCGGGGCCGGCTGGCGCTCGATGGGCGCGGGCTTCGATCCGTCGTCGAGCGCGGCGGGTGTCATGTACGCACCCGATCGACTCGGCGTGGTCGCGATCCGGCCGAACGGCGAGGCGGCCTACCGCCACTGGAACGGAAGCACGTGGAGCGGCTGGTCCAATCTGGGAGGCGACTTCGTCGGTCGCCCCGCGATGGTCGCCTGGGGTCGCAGCCGCCTCGAGATCTTCTGCCGCCACCGCGACGGGCGCCTCCTGCAGAAGACCTGGACCGGCTTCAGCTGGACCGGCTGGCAGGACCTCGGCGGGGAGCTCGCGAGCGATCCCGCCGCGATCGTCTGGGAACGCGGCCGACTCGCCGTCGCCGCCCTCGATCGCTCGGGTCGGCTCGTCTACAAGTGGTGGCAATCGGGCATCGGCTGGCAGCCCGGTCCTCAGGACTGGATCGACTTCGGCGGGACCTTCGCGCAGGCGCCGACCCTCGTCGCCTGGGGAGGCAACCAGATCGACCTCTTCGCCGTCGACGCGACGGGTCGGGCCCGGGTCGACCGCTGGGACGGCAACGCCTGGTCGGGCTGGATCGATCTGGGCGGTGACCTCGGTAGCCCCATCGCGGTCGCCGTCCGCGAGGGCGAAGCCATGAGCATCTTCGCGCGCGATCGCAGCGGCCAGCTCGTCGCGAAGTGGTGGGACGGCAGCGCGTGGGGACCGGCGCCGCTCGCCTGGCAGTCCCTCGGCGGAGACCTCGTCGGCACTCCGTCCGTCGCCGCGTGGCGGGGGCGACAGGTCGAGGTCGTGGCGACGGCGCGGACGGGGCGGGTCCAGCACCTGGGTTGGGACGGCGTGCGCTGGAGCGCCTGGCGCACGCTCGCCACGGGCACCGTCGCTTCGAGCCCCACGATCTTCTCCTGGGTCTCGTCCGTCGGACGCGGCGCGGTGTGAAGCGACCGAGGACGAGCAGGCGTCGCTCGAGCTCCTGCTCGATCGGATCCTCTACACGATGCAGACGGTCGTCGACCAGAACCGGAGCCTGCCGATGGACGAGGAAGTGCTCGACGCGACGATCAGCGGCGGCGCGCACCGAGCGCTGCCAGCCCTAGGCCGAGCAGCAGGGCCGTCGACGGCTCGGGAATCACCGCGCGGAACGCCACGCTCTCGATCTGCCGTGGCGGCGTCGCCCAGCCGGTGATCACTCGGCCGTCGTCCGAGACGTCGAGTACCTCGAAGAGATCCCAGCCCTCGAGACCGGTCACGCCGAGGAACACGAGGACGTCGCGCGCGCGCCGCCACTCGCCCCAGGCCTCGGTCCAGATCACACCGGTATCGGGGCTCCAGTTCGAGCGCCCGACGACCACGGAACCGTCACCGGAGACGCCGAAGGGCGTCACGTTCGCTTCGACCACCGGTCCGAACGGCGAGAAGAGCCGGATCGAGCGGCCGAGATCTTCCATCCCGCCGGCTTCCGTCCAGCGAAAGGCTTCCTTCGGCTCGAACGACGAGGACCCTGACGATCCGGAGTCCCCGACGATCGTCGTGCCATCCGCGGAGATCGCGAAGGCTCGGCTGAAGTCGCGGCCGGGGGTCGTTCCCAGGCGTTGGATCCCGCCGGACTCGGTCCAGCGGTACGCCTGGGACGGATCGGAATTCGAGTCCTGCAGGATCCCGGCGACGACCTGGCCGTCGTCGGAGAGGCCCCGCCCGACGAGGCTCCCGTCGAAACCCGTTCCCGCACGAAGCGCGCGGGCGCCGTTCGTCTCGTCCCAGAGGAAGGCACCGAGCGACGGCCCCGTGAAGGCAGACGAGTCGTTGCCGAGTACGACCGAACCGTCACGCGAGGTCGCGATCGCTCCGGTGAAGGAAGCCGAGGGCTGCGGTGCCACGAAAGTGACCGAGCCATCCGGCTCGAACCGTGCCGCTCGATCGTCGAACTCCCCGACGAGCGTGGAGCCGTCGCCGCTCACGCCGAACGCGACCGACGTGAAGGGAGCGGGATCGACCGCCGTTCCCAGTGGCGTGGGACCGACGCCCACATCCCATCGACCGGCCTGGCGCTCGAACGTCGTCGGGTCGACCAACGACCCGCCGACCGTCGTGCCATCCCCCGAGATGTCGAGCATGGCCTGCCGGGTGCCGACGCTGAGGGACGGGGCGAGGGGGAGGATCTCGAAGCTCGCCTGGGCGCGGCCGAGGGCCGGCAGGCCGATCAAGAGCCCGAGGGTCAGTCCGACGATACGGACGAAAGTCGAAAAGCGAGGGATCGCGCGCACTGGTTGCTCCCGAAACGTGACCGGCTCCGAGAGGGAAGTGGGCGATTCCCTACCGACGTGGCTCAGATTCGCGCGACATCTCCAAGAAGTCGGAGCTGTGCGTCATTCCGCTCGCTGACGCGCCCGTCGCCGACGAGATCGGACTCGTTGGTTTCGACCGCGACGGCTCATCGCCGCCAGGGCGAGCACGAACGGGGGCGCGAAGATCAGCAGGCTCCGACCGGACGCCCTCACGACTGTTCCGCGGCCCACCCATCCGGCGTGAACGTCTTCATGCTGAGCGCGTGGATCTCGGCGCCCATCCAGTCGTCGACGACGCCGTAGACGAGTTGCTGAGACTTCACCCGGTTCAACCCGTCGAACTTCTCCGAGACGATCACGGCGCGGTAGTGCCCGCCGCCATCCCGCGCGCCGACGTGGCCGGCGTGCAGGTGGGACTCGTCGACCACCTCGACGTGGGTCGCTTCGAGGGCGTCGCGGAGACGCGCTTCGAGGGCGGAGGCTTCGATCGCCATGGCGGTTCAGTCCTTCGCTTCCGGCGGATGGAGGTGACAGTGGTAGTTGATCCTCTCGAGCGCATCCATCGCCTCCGCGAAGGGCTCGTCCGGGATCACGGCCACTCGATGGGGCTCGGGGTCGATCAGGCGGTAGAAGTCGATGTCCTGCTCGGCGCAGGCGACGACCGTCGACATGTAGGACGCGGGGAAGACGAAGTTCCGCTCGGGCTCGCTCATCCGACCCTCCTTGTACGCGTCGACCTTCGCCTGACAGAAGCCCTTCGTCGTCGCCTCGCTCTTCTTCATGGCGGCCGCGACCTCGGGATCCGTTTGCTCAAGACGGTTCACCCGGAGGCCCGCCAGCTCTTCGATCAATGGCCCCTTCTGGAATCCGAGCTCGCCGAACTCGCAGAAGAGCTTCCGCGTCTCCTCGTCCTCTACCTGGTAGAGGAAATTCGAGAGATACCGCCACGTCGCCAGACTCAGGTTGTTCATCGCCCGTGTATTCCGCACGGTCGCGACAACGACCTCCGGTTGGGAGTCACCGCTGAGCTGCTCGAGCGCCAGCGAGGCCGTGTCCGAGAGGCGCCTGGCCTCCATCACGAGCGTCCCCGCCGATCCCGTCAGCAGGCACGACAGATAGGCCTCCATCGACCCATAGCGAGTCTTCACGTCGCCCTTCTTCTGGAAGTGCGCGTCGCACGCGGACCGGCTCGGAATCTCGGGCATGGGCGTCGCCGCCAGAACGGGCCCCGCCGCGATCAGCACGATCGAGATCGCGAGAACGTTCTGCATCGCTCCTCTCTCCTTTGGGATCACTCCGCAAATCTCAGTCCTTGGGCAGACCCAAGATCCGCTCGGCAATCTTTTCCGAAACGATCACGGCGCGGTAGTGCCCGCCGCCGTCCCGCGCGCCGACGTGGCCGGCGTGCAGGTGGGACTCGTCGATCACCTCGACGTGGGTCGCTTCGAGGGCGTCGCGGAGACGCGCTTCGAGGGCGGTTGCTTCGATGGCCATCGAACTCTATCCAGAGTCGCTCGGGGCGCTTGGTGAAACGTGAGGTCGAGAACGATGTTCGCTGGGGGAGCTTCGCTTTGCCAGCGGCTTTGTTCAAGCGCTCGGGCGCGCAGCCGTCCTCACTTCGGCGATATCGACCCTCTGCGTTTCCACGGGCGCCAGGTGGAGCCGAATCCTCGCGTTCGGGTCGCCGATCCCCATGAGTCGCGGAAGGGCATGGGGCAGCATTCTCCAGCGTGCGCGGAAGCGGTCGAAAGGCCGCCCGCATTGGCCGGCCTCTCCCCCGTCGCGGGAGAGCTCGCCCCACAGCCGGCCGGTCCAGGCATGTCTCGAGGCCAGGACGGAGGGTGGCAGCGTGCTCCTCGCGCGTGCCCCAAAATCTGGGAGCCGGCGGACGCGGCTGCGAAGGCGGAGCGTGGGGAGAGTCTGTCGTACCCGCTGGCGGTCTACCCGCCCGATCTCAATCGCGATCCGTCGGACCAGAAAACCAACGTCCTACCGGGCGCGAAGCCGCGGCCCCCCTGTCGCCAGACCACCAGAATGACTTCAGAGCTCACACGGCGCAGTCGCTCCCGTCGCGTCGGCGCACCAGAGACCCGAGGGACCGGGTGTCGACGGATTCGACGTGAAGTAGCTGTGGAAAGTCGGGTAGTCCGCCGTGGTGACAACGGTGTCGCCGTTGAAATCCGCCGCCTGACAGATCGGATCCGTCGGCGGCAGATTCCCGACGAAGCAGTCATTGAAGGGTGTGAAGTCCTGCGTTGTCGTGTGTGTATCCTGATTCAGATCGGGATCGCATGCGTTTCCGATTCCATCCGCGTCTGCGTCGTACTGATAGATCCCTTCGGCATGCCCGTTGGCGATCGTCAAGCAGTTATCGACGTGATCCGGCACGCCGTCACGATCCCGATCGGGTGTCGACGCGTCCCGACGTACATTTCCGAAGAGGTTCCCCCAGGTTGGGCCGGCCGCGCGCCCCGGGCCGTCGAGCGAGTACACCGAGACATCCGTCTTGGTCGTGAGGTCCGCGGCGACGCTCGCTGAGGCGATCACGAGCTCCGGCGGGCCGCTGCCATCGACATCGCCTACCGCGAACCGAGCCAGGTGCCCGCCCAACGCCGGCGTGTGCCTGCGGAAACCACCCTGATAGAGCGTTCCGTCTCCGTTCAGGACTTCGACGAAAGTCTGAACGGTCGTAGTGAGAGCCGTCGATCCGTACCCGAACGGAATCTGTGGCGAGCTCTCACCGAGGTAGAGCACCTCATCGCCTGGCACCGAATCCACGTCCGCAGCGCGGAGCTCACGCACGAATGAAGCCCGATCAGTCACCGCGACCGGCCAGCCAGAGACAACACCGGCCCCGCTTCCGTCCACGTCGATCGCAACGAGTTCGCGTATGCCCTGTGTGAAGTCGTTGGACGAATAGACGATTTCGAAGTCACCGTCGTAGTCGAGATCCGCGAGCGCGATGGCGACGATGTTCGTGTTCGTGTCAGGCATCGGTCGCGGAAAACCGTTCACGAGAGTGCCGTCATGGTGATAGGCCTGAAGTGCGTAGGGCTCTAGTCCGGTTACGGAGTCGTTCTTGCGCTGCGTATAGAAGATCAGCTCGAGATCCTCGTCGCCATCGACGTCCGCGCTCGACAACCAACGAACCGCTCCGCCGTCTGGCAGTATGGTGGTCTCGGTCGCAAGCGTTGCGCCATCCAGAATCTGAATCCGACCGGGGTTGGTGTGCGTTCCGGTCGGGAACGGCCGGTCGGTCACGGCAATCTCGAGCGTTCCGTCCCGATCGAGGTCAGCCACCGTGCGGAAACGGGTCTGCTCGGAATCGGCGAGACCCGGGCCGAGATCCCGGTCCGCGACGACGCTACCGCTCTCGTCGTGGAGCACGATTCGATTCTCGGCGAGATGGAGCGGACGCGGAAGAATGGTCGGACTCACGATCGGTCCCGTCAGGTCATATCGAATCAGGCCCACGAGAATCCGCTCGTCGCCGGAATCGGAGGTGAAGAAGATCGGCGTCTCGTGATCCACCATTCGATAGTTCGGATCGTCATGTCTCGTCAGGAACTGGAAATAGTCCGCGCCGTCGTTGTAGCCGGGCGAGGAGAATCCCGGCGTGATCGAACCATCGTTCGCCGAAGCATAGATGTCGCCGAAACTCTTCCAGATGACGTCATTCGTCGAGTCCCCGTCGAGGTCGCCGAGCACCGGCTGTGAGGTGCGGAACTGAACGAACTGGCTATCACCGGTTCCGTCCGCCAGCAGCTGCAGGTAGGTCCCATCCCCTTGCCATGCCGAGACGAGCGTCGGAACGCCAGAGTAGAAGCCGGATGAGAGGGCTTTCGGCCAACTGGTGCCAAGCGTCACGATCTCGTCATCGCCGTCGTCATCGATGTCGCCCACTGCCAGTTCCGGCACGTAGACGCTCTCGGCGGCCGTCTGAGGCCATCCCGGCTTCTGGTCGTCCCCCACGACGACTGCGACGTAGTCGAGGAACTCCCCGTCCTGCCAGAATCCGTCGCCGTCCAGGTCACCCAGGAGTCGGAGTTCGACGAGATCCGAGGCGTCGACGTCGATTCCCATCGACGCGAGGTTGACCGGATGCGTAAACGGACCGCCAGCGCCCGTAGCGACCTGCTGCCAGGGGCCGTCGTCCCATCGCACGTCGATCGCATAGGGCTGTACCGCATCGCCGACGACGTCGAAGGTCGCACTCGACGCGATTCGATTGCCCGGGGACGTGATCTCGCCGTTCGCTACGACCAGCGGCAGAACGCTCTCGTCCGTGAACGTGGTCCCGTTGCCGGAATCCGCCGTGACCGTAAGCGTGACGACCGGAAACGTGAAACTCACTTGTCCGAACTGAGTGATGTAGGTATCCGCAAGGGTGGTCGTGTCGAGCGGGATGGTGAAGCTCGACGAGGTCGGACTCGTATCGCTGTAGAGAATCGTCGTCGCGCCTGTAGCCGGGTCGAACAGGGTCAGCTCGATCGTCTGGACCGTCGACGAACCCGTCTCGAACTCGATATCCACGGTGCCTCCCACCGTCGCGAAGGCTACCGGAGCGGTGATACGCACGTTGTCGATGTTGAGATAGGTCGAACTCTCGACGATCTCGGCTTGGTCCCAAACCGAGAGTCGCGCCACGGCGGGACCATCTGGCAGCGCGTTCGAGTCGAATGCGGCCTGAAGCGGTCCGGGCGACCAGGTCCAGCTCACCCACCAAGGATCGAAGGTTGCGGGCTCTTCGCCTACGCCGACCTCGAACTGCGCGTTGTGAAGCAGCGTGCCGTCTACGCTTCCGTCGAGGACAACGATGCCGTTGACGTTCCGATCGACGGGCGTCTCCAGGATCACCTCGCTCACGCTCGGGAAAGCCAGCGCGTCATCCGCGTCGATTCGACCAAAGCCCAGGGCCGGCGCGATCGGAGCGGATTCGAGTCGCAGCGTCTGGCGAACCTCCTCGTTGGAGATCAGAGGGTCTTGCGCGACGAGCAGGGCTGCGAGGCCGGCCACGTGCGGCGCTGCCATCGAGGTACCGCGATAGCGGATGTAGTCCTGACCGACGACGTACGTCGATTGCGGATTCGTCAGGCTCGGACCGGAGACGAGCGAGAGGATGTTCAGCGTGGTGGGGTCCTGGATCGTCCCGTCCCCGCCGCCGGGCGCAGCCACGTCGACGAGGACACCGGAGTTCGTGAACGCGGTGGCCGCATCCGTAGGCGTCGAAGCAGAAACCGTCACGGTCTCCGCCATGTTCTGCGGGCTCGCCTGGCTCGCGGACAGAGAGTCGTTGCCGGCCGCGAATACGACGATCGTGTCGAGCCCGTGGGCGAAGCGAACGGCGTCCTCGACCACCGGATTCACCGGGCATCCCTGGCAGCCCCAACTGTTGTTGATGACGCGTGCACCCATGTTCGTCGCATAGACGATGCTCTGGGCAAGGCCGTAGATGTTGCCGGACCCGCCCGCATCCAGACCACGAACACCCATGACCTGTGCTTCAGGAGCCACGCCGACGATTCCCGTGGCGTTGTCCGCGACGGCCGCGATCGTACCCGCGACATGCGTGCCGTGACCGCTCACATCGAGCGGATACGCCTCGTTGTCGTCTTCCGCGTCGACGTAGTCGCCGTCTCCGTTCCCGTCTCGCGATCGCACGAAGTCGAAGCCGTAGAAGTCGTCGATGTAGCCGTTGCCGTCGTTGTCGATCCCGTCGATCTCGTTCGGCTCGATCACTCCGCTCGAGTCGAGGTCCTCTCCTGGATTCACCCAGGCGTTCGCGGCGAGATCCGGATGGTCGAAGTCCACTCCGGAGTCGACCACCGCCACCACGACGCCCTGGCCAAGCGTCGTATCCCAGGCCGTCTCTACGTCAATCTGATCGAGGCCCCAGAGATCCCCCTCCGTCTGGCCCCACGCCCCACTCGTCCCGAAGTAGGGGTCGTTCGGCACGTAGCTCGCACGCGCGATGTAGTTCGGCTGCGCCCACTCGATGTCCGGGTCGCTCGATAGATCGGCGACCGCTGCGTGCACCGCCTGATCGCGCCTCAACTCCAGAAGGAAGATTCGATCGAGACCCACGCGGTCGGCGAGCACGTTCGCAGACTGCGTACGCCGCGCGGCCCAAGGCCCGCGCGGCATGGTCGCTGACATCGCCTTCAATCCGGCGCGCCTGGACTTCTTCGCCAACCGATCCTTGAGCCGCTGCCGCACGGGCGCATCGAACTGGCCCGACCGGCGCGCTCCCCGCGCGCGCGGGCCGCGCTCGATCGCCTCTGCACGGACCTTGATGATTACCTGTCCCGGCACCCAGCGGCGATCCGACGGGTTGGACGAGACCATCTCGGGCTCCAGGTCCGGTACGCCGGCCGGATACGTCGGCGGATTCAGCACTTCTTCACCACCACCCGCAACGGGCTGATCGGAACCTCCGTCGAAGAGTTGCGCCCCGGCGGCGCTCGCGATCGAGAAGGACATGATCAGGACCAGACAACGGCGAATGAACGTGATCGGCATCGGCCGACTCCCTTCTGATCGGAATCCCGATCTCTCGCGTACGTTGGCGGGCTCAGCGGTGCCGGATCATCGAGCGACCGACACGTGCTGAACTGTTCCGAGGGTCACGAACGACTGAACCCGTCCATCGATCTTCGAGCTTGGATGTTAGGTCCACGTTTAGCCGTGCATGCCGCGTACAGTCAAGAGTGTCGGAAGTCGATTCGATCACATTTCCGGTCCACTCCGAACCTCTTCCGAAGGCCTGACCGTTCCGATCCGAAACGCATCGCCATCAGAATCGATCTGATTGAACTCGCTTCACATGCGATGGCTCTGTCGAAATCAAGTGAACCAGTCGGAGCGAAATTGGAATCGAGAAGCGCGCGATCAGGGCGAGCAGCTCGGCCAGTGCTTCCGCGTCTTCGATGAAGAGAACGCGCCGCGCTCGTGCCCGGGATGCGTCGTGTCCGCGCGTGGCGCCCCTGCCGATCGTCGATGGATCTTCGACGGCCGCACCGTCCGGGCGCGTGCGCTCCTCCACCCTGCGAGAGAGGAGAGGCAGCGCGATTCCATCCGTCGATCTCTGAAAGA of bacterium contains these proteins:
- a CDS encoding LamG domain-containing protein; its protein translation is MSRRLDRRSLLKGLGGFAVTSAVAGGALPARADSPLEGSTIREADPNAAQVLAGVHVISDKSVAAGETVRFRISSDQAYRLQVARLGWDITSRDRDWLLHESNPLPAAPREVRPGSYVHVERALPAGAKFSEITLECWVRPKAAGRWHGLITQYDYARHCGVGLFLDDQLRPVAYFGDGGSFRSAWLVTSARKIAPDAWAHVVATFDGRRTRLYLDGQLTAESTTFSRTLQAGRAPLRLGAYGEGGVTTRFLAGDLAMPTIHGRALAKLEIHQRTHMDPIRPPKTSDVVGCWPLDEESGHDVRDVSPVRRDGTIVNRGTWMIGGPRYAAATVPRFDPAYDPDTDPSRGHALRLSPDDLYAVDWPETTRITIPDTWASGLYVARIARSTGDDYHATFVVRPAPNRPSARVLVLANTNTWHAYNHAPFESHSSAARYSFYERHDSSGVPAYQLGLDLPWPSADPYLEYPTGSGYGHLVRAERALHVWLEQGGYDYDMIGDADLHADPTWLADYPVVFVTGHSEYWSREAYEALVAYIDAGGQVIVASGNTMFWRVTLEDDVIECRKLPMSVNNYQPVPVGEVYHTHDHRRGGLMREAGHPAWQAIGIECIGFGGTPVAYEVQDPGHPFFCEPELVPVAPGDELGGRSVVGHEYDVSLARIPGAPSVVMTSPPHVLAHGVANVRRLNYEAGWVAQTGRDEVISEIVDWSRLGGGRVLAAGSIAAANGLHADPNLASMFRNALDQMGVGFRLNVLAVDAGGVLLGHWHDGRDWGPGGAGWRSMGAGFDPSSSAAGVMYAPDRLGVVAIRPNGEAAYRHWNGSTWSGWSNLGGDFVGRPAMVAWGRSRLEIFCRHRDGRLLQKTWTGFSWTGWQDLGGELASDPAAIVWERGRLAVAALDRSGRLVYKWWQSGIGWQPGPQDWIDFGGTFAQAPTLVAWGGNQIDLFAVDATGRARVDRWDGNAWSGWIDLGGDLGSPIAVAVREGEAMSIFARDRSGQLVAKWWDGSAWGPAPLAWQSLGGDLVGTPSVAAWRGRQVEVVATARTGRVQHLGWDGVRWSAWRTLATGTVASSPTIFSWVSSVGRGAV
- a CDS encoding PEP-CTERM sorting domain-containing protein, with amino-acid sequence MRAIPRFSTFVRIVGLTLGLLIGLPALGRAQASFEILPLAPSLSVGTRQAMLDISGDGTTVGGSLVDPTTFERQAGRWDVGVGPTPLGTAVDPAPFTSVAFGVSGDGSTLVGEFDDRAARFEPDGSVTFVAPQPSASFTGAIATSRDGSVVLGNDSSAFTGPSLGAFLWDETNGARALRAGTGFDGSLVGRGLSDDGQVVAGILQDSNSDPSQAYRWTESGGIQRLGTTPGRDFSRAFAISADGTTIVGDSGSSGSSSFEPKEAFRWTEAGGMEDLGRSIRLFSPFGPVVEANVTPFGVSGDGSVVVGRSNWSPDTGVIWTEAWGEWRRARDVLVFLGVTGLEGWDLFEVLDVSDDGRVITGWATPPRQIESVAFRAVIPEPSTALLLGLGLAALGARRR
- a CDS encoding BolA family transcriptional regulator, whose amino-acid sequence is MAIEASALEARLRDALEATHVEVVDESHLHAGHVGARDGGGHYRAVIVSEKFDGLNRVKSQQLVYGVVDDWMGAEIHALSMKTFTPDGWAAEQS
- a CDS encoding BolA family transcriptional regulator, translating into MAIEATALEARLRDALEATHVEVIDESHLHAGHVGARDGGGHYRAVIVSEKIAERILGLPKD
- a CDS encoding S8 family serine peptidase, which produces MPRGPWAARRTQSANVLADRVGLDRIFLLELRRDQAVHAAVADLSSDPDIEWAQPNYIARASYVPNDPYFGTSGAWGQTEGDLWGLDQIDVETAWDTTLGQGVVVAVVDSGVDFDHPDLAANAWVNPGEDLDSSGVIEPNEIDGIDNDGNGYIDDFYGFDFVRSRDGNGDGDYVDAEDDNEAYPLDVSGHGTHVAGTIAAVADNATGIVGVAPEAQVMGVRGLDAGGSGNIYGLAQSIVYATNMGARVINNSWGCQGCPVNPVVEDAVRFAHGLDTIVVFAAGNDSLSASQASPQNMAETVTVSASTPTDAATAFTNSGVLVDVAAPGGGDGTIQDPTTLNILSLVSGPSLTNPQSTYVVGQDYIRYRGTSMAAPHVAGLAALLVAQDPLISNEEVRQTLRLESAPIAPALGFGRIDADDALAFPSVSEVILETPVDRNVNGIVVLDGSVDGTLLHNAQFEVGVGEEPATFDPWWVSWTWSPGPLQAAFDSNALPDGPAVARLSVWDQAEIVESSTYLNIDNVRITAPVAFATVGGTVDIEFETGSSTVQTIELTLFDPATGATTILYSDTSPTSSSFTIPLDTTTLADTYITQFGQVSFTFPVVTLTVTADSGNGTTFTDESVLPLVVANGEITSPGNRIASSATFDVVGDAVQPYAIDVRWDDGPWQQVATGAGGPFTHPVNLASMGIDVDASDLVELRLLGDLDGDGFWQDGEFLDYVAVVVGDDQKPGWPQTAAESVYVPELAVGDIDDDGDDEIVTLGTSWPKALSSGFYSGVPTLVSAWQGDGTYLQLLADGTGDSQFVQFRTSQPVLGDLDGDSTNDVIWKSFGDIYASANDGSITPGFSSPGYNDGADYFQFLTRHDDPNYRMVDHETPIFFTSDSGDERILVGLIRYDLTGPIVSPTILPRPLHLAENRIVLHDESGSVVADRDLGPGLADSEQTRFRTVADLDRDGTLEIAVTDRPFPTGTHTNPGRIQILDGATLATETTILPDGGAVRWLSSADVDGDEDLELIFYTQRKNDSVTGLEPYALQAYHHDGTLVNGFPRPMPDTNTNIVAIALADLDYDGDFEIVYSSNDFTQGIRELVAIDVDGSGAGVVSGWPVAVTDRASFVRELRAADVDSVPGDEVLYLGESSPQIPFGYGSTALTTTVQTFVEVLNGDGTLYQGGFRRHTPALGGHLARFAVGDVDGSGPPELVIASASVAADLTTKTDVSVYSLDGPGRAAGPTWGNLFGNVRRDASTPDRDRDGVPDHVDNCLTIANGHAEGIYQYDADADGIGNACDPDLNQDTHTTTQDFTPFNDCFVGNLPPTDPICQAADFNGDTVVTTADYPTFHSYFTSNPSTPGPSGLWCADATGATAPCEL